In a genomic window of Opisthocomus hoazin isolate bOpiHoa1 chromosome 19, bOpiHoa1.hap1, whole genome shotgun sequence:
- the GBGT1 gene encoding LOW QUALITY PROTEIN: globoside alpha-1,3-N-acetylgalactosaminyltransferase 1 (The sequence of the model RefSeq protein was modified relative to this genomic sequence to represent the inferred CDS: inserted 1 base in 1 codon) — MKGYRVNYYIFTDNPETIPDVQLQPGQRFVMEKYPSWQEISMRTMEAINKHIAETSHQDVDCLFCLAIDMVFYNSWGPETLGDTVAAIHPGYFNVPRSQXPYERRSPSAAYIPDGEGDFCYGGAVFGGLVKKVYEFTKACHMTILTDKANRIMAAWQEESHLNRHFLSYKPSKVLSPEYLWYDRKPKPPEIHLICFSTVDKNYKEVRD, encoded by the exons ATGAAAGGCTATCGGGTGAACTATTATATCTTCACCGACAACCCTGAGACAATTCCCGATGTCCAGCTGCAACCTGGACAAAGATTTGTCATGGAGAAATACCCCAGCTGGCAAGAGATATCCATGCGCACGATGGAGGCTATAAACAAGCACATAGCGGAGACGAGCCATCAGGACGTGGACTGCCTCTTCTGTCTGGCCATTGACATGGTCTTCTACAATTCCTGGGGACCGGAGACCCTGGGTGATACAGTAGCAGCCATACACCCTGGCTATTTCAATGTCCCTCGAAGCC TTCCCTATGAGAGGAGGAGCCCTTCAGCAGCCTACATCCCTGATGGAGAAGGGGACTTCTGCTACGGAGGAGCCGTGTTTGGTGGGCTGGTCAAGAAAGTCTATGAGTTCACCAAGGCTTGTCACATGACCATCCTGACAGACAAAGCCAACAGGATCAtggcagcctggcaggaagaAAGCCATCTCAACAGGCACTTCCTCTCCTACAAACCCTCCAAGGTGCTTTCTCCAGAGTATTTATGGTATGACAGGAAGCCAAAGCCCCCTGAAATTCACCTCATATGTTTTTCCACAGTGGATAAGAACTACAAAGAGGTACGAGATTGA